Proteins co-encoded in one Candidatus Korarchaeum sp. genomic window:
- a CDS encoding PKD domain-containing protein yields the protein MRSSVLALLLLSLLIPLALDRVNECSGNRCSGSISLSASVPAAVKPGQRIDVSASLDGGCECGATYSGPYINAENGACQTSRSGTYASGYCTVSDVPGGSFRICASGSISGPPCYTGDTPGSTGPLSKCSSAAYIVSVPDFSASANPTALPKQGSVTITASGLSAIDDGKGSLSVVADFNGNTYTLAKTGSGSFSSAINYDMRDKPAGTMQITVTATKTYSGVSASKSKSISVTLLGSPPSISVNAPNEVKRGDAITVTIDEPDGDTVTATLKIGDKSYSLNKGSNSITIDLPKGEYTASVQANDVDGSSSKSFSIRVRGSPPSVTIDAPNQMKRGEGFTVTVTEEDGDSVTGTLTIGDKTFSIGKGSNSIRIPADLRAGDYTILAIARDEDGGSEAEASFTLVNEEPKVSVSVDKTEAKVGETITVTVEASDDSPGLNVRTTIGDKEFSGTGSFEYTPSKEGTLTIKVVATDMDGVTVTKEVSVEVTPGGSSSGGGGGSSGGSSSGGSSGGSGGSGGSSSGSGNSSSSSGGSSSSSNNSSSGNSSGVSANSINSGTSMSASGTKLSASSTNGVRLEVHPEEPYVGDEVTVKVFSPYKGMLVLINPEKREVANTGLTILKYVVDEEGIWIAKYYYNDGKLREVSLSFTVKARPPVEAIAANNTTNSKLGSSSELEALKLPCEVAARNESSIPWYLLAITMLFAALAIRRLKL from the coding sequence ATGCGTAGCTCAGTGTTAGCTCTCCTGTTACTCTCGCTCCTGATACCACTAGCCCTCGACAGAGTCAATGAGTGCTCAGGGAATAGGTGCTCTGGAAGCATAAGCCTGAGCGCGAGCGTCCCCGCAGCGGTGAAGCCCGGTCAACGCATAGATGTCTCAGCTAGTCTAGATGGAGGCTGTGAGTGCGGTGCCACTTACTCTGGCCCTTACATCAACGCTGAAAATGGAGCCTGTCAGACTTCGAGGAGCGGGACGTACGCATCTGGCTACTGTACCGTAAGTGATGTGCCCGGGGGCAGCTTCCGTATATGCGCTTCAGGTAGCATAAGCGGGCCACCATGTTATACAGGCGATACTCCGGGGAGCACGGGCCCCCTGAGTAAGTGTTCCTCCGCAGCTTATATAGTGAGCGTCCCCGATTTCTCAGCATCAGCTAATCCGACGGCTTTGCCCAAGCAGGGCTCTGTAACAATAACGGCTAGCGGCTTAAGCGCTATAGATGATGGTAAAGGTAGTCTAAGCGTTGTAGCTGACTTCAACGGGAACACTTACACCTTAGCTAAAACCGGATCTGGAAGCTTCAGTAGCGCGATAAATTACGATATGAGGGACAAGCCCGCAGGAACAATGCAAATAACTGTTACAGCCACCAAGACATACTCAGGAGTCTCCGCCTCTAAGAGTAAGAGCATAAGCGTCACGCTTCTAGGTTCACCGCCTTCAATAAGCGTAAACGCACCTAACGAAGTTAAGAGAGGGGACGCTATAACGGTAACTATAGATGAGCCCGATGGCGATACTGTCACAGCTACGCTGAAGATAGGCGATAAGAGTTACTCTTTAAACAAGGGAAGTAATTCTATAACGATAGATCTGCCTAAGGGAGAGTATACAGCCTCAGTTCAAGCGAACGATGTGGATGGGAGCTCTAGCAAGAGCTTCAGCATAAGAGTGAGGGGTTCACCACCCTCGGTTACGATAGACGCTCCGAATCAGATGAAGAGAGGCGAGGGCTTTACCGTCACTGTGACTGAGGAGGATGGGGATAGCGTTACAGGTACGCTAACTATAGGAGATAAAACATTCAGTATAGGGAAGGGGAGCAATTCTATAAGGATTCCAGCTGATTTGAGGGCCGGAGATTACACTATCTTAGCTATAGCTAGGGATGAGGATGGGGGGAGCGAAGCTGAAGCATCATTCACTCTAGTCAATGAGGAGCCTAAAGTCTCAGTGAGCGTGGATAAGACTGAGGCGAAGGTGGGCGAGACTATAACTGTGACGGTAGAGGCTAGCGATGATTCTCCAGGCCTAAATGTGAGGACTACCATCGGAGATAAGGAATTCAGCGGAACTGGTAGCTTCGAATATACGCCGAGTAAAGAGGGCACCTTAACGATAAAGGTAGTGGCTACTGATATGGATGGCGTAACTGTGACGAAGGAAGTAAGCGTGGAAGTGACTCCAGGAGGAAGTAGCTCAGGCGGGGGAGGTGGCAGTTCAGGAGGCTCTTCAAGTGGGGGATCCTCAGGGGGTAGCGGAGGCTCAGGTGGAAGTAGCTCAGGCTCGGGCAATTCAAGTAGCTCATCAGGTGGCTCTAGCTCAAGCTCGAATAATAGCTCATCAGGTAACTCCTCAGGGGTGAGTGCTAACAGCATTAATAGCGGCACTAGCATGAGTGCCTCAGGCACCAAACTCAGTGCCTCTAGCACTAACGGGGTAAGGCTGGAGGTACATCCAGAGGAGCCTTACGTGGGAGATGAAGTAACTGTGAAGGTGTTCTCGCCGTATAAAGGCATGCTCGTCCTGATAAACCCGGAGAAGAGGGAAGTCGCTAACACTGGGCTCACTATACTAAAGTATGTGGTGGATGAGGAAGGGATTTGGATAGCGAAATACTACTACAATGATGGGAAGCTCAGAGAAGTTAGCTTGAGCTTCACAGTAAAGGCCAGGCCTCCAGTAGAGGCGATCGCAGCGAATAATACTACGAATAGTAAGCTTGGTAGCTCTTCAGAGCTCGAGGCTTTAAAACTACCCTGCGAAGTCGCAGCTAGGAACGAGTCCTCGATACCCTGGTACCTGCTAGCGATAACTATGCTCTTCGCAGCTCTAGCGATAAGGAGGTTGAAATTATGA
- the tadA gene encoding Flp pilus assembly complex ATPase component TadA has product MIEAERRAKQIAQQLLRRYKGRALKVSFERRGARLSKIREMFPKPLNFFKGNRELERVTKELYLFFALDEVEKLLRKLREKGVRIPRPKIPFGREEEIATLQLPPPPEGIEIPFPGGKLILSGREAVYYPHSYPDRLIQAHILANMLKGIYPASYEDQGDLLWKSVELRKAKAMEYLEEVGCEDEELALEAAIRSTKLWPALAIMMAEDVTEGYASLNSPLILDHIIYGRFEVRNYVFDEEELEKFKTFIEADINAGFDFRKSLAEVDITLGSNKFRIALDIPPASRGALDIRNLSAISKLSLPRLIKLGSIKEEEASTILKSIELGEPILIFGRTGVGKTTLANALLACLPKELRLISVEEVREIEDLSIYGMHHSPYEFAGKFDFIRFLLHRNPDIVFLGEILTKEAAEAFNLAHSSGLRVIATTHARGFQELVEKFEAFGQELPRDTLAIMMRDKRVVEMRRWNDGWHPVDMNLEYLDFLRKLRGADTNEEVARRKGGE; this is encoded by the coding sequence TTGATAGAAGCAGAGAGGAGAGCGAAGCAGATAGCTCAACAGCTGTTGAGGAGATATAAGGGGAGAGCTCTCAAGGTCAGTTTCGAGAGGAGGGGAGCGAGGTTAAGTAAGATAAGGGAGATGTTTCCAAAACCTCTAAATTTTTTTAAGGGTAATAGGGAGCTGGAGCGGGTTACTAAAGAGCTTTACCTTTTCTTCGCTCTAGATGAAGTGGAGAAGCTCTTAAGGAAGCTCAGGGAGAAGGGGGTCAGGATACCGAGGCCCAAGATACCCTTCGGAAGGGAGGAGGAGATAGCAACGCTTCAGCTACCTCCTCCCCCTGAGGGAATTGAGATACCCTTCCCCGGAGGGAAGCTCATACTTTCAGGTAGAGAAGCCGTTTATTACCCTCACAGCTATCCAGATCGCTTGATCCAGGCTCACATCTTAGCGAATATGTTGAAGGGCATATATCCAGCGAGTTATGAGGATCAGGGGGATCTGCTCTGGAAGAGCGTCGAGCTCAGGAAAGCTAAAGCTATGGAGTATCTTGAGGAGGTCGGCTGCGAGGATGAGGAATTAGCTTTAGAGGCAGCGATACGCTCAACTAAGCTCTGGCCCGCTCTAGCCATAATGATGGCTGAGGATGTGACTGAGGGCTACGCTTCCCTCAACTCCCCGCTCATACTGGATCACATAATCTACGGGAGGTTCGAAGTGAGGAATTACGTATTCGACGAGGAGGAGTTGGAGAAGTTCAAGACATTTATCGAAGCTGATATCAACGCTGGCTTCGATTTCAGGAAGAGCTTAGCTGAGGTAGACATAACTCTAGGGAGTAATAAGTTCAGGATAGCTTTAGATATACCTCCAGCGAGCAGAGGGGCGTTGGATATAAGGAATTTATCCGCTATATCGAAGCTCTCCCTACCGAGATTGATAAAGCTCGGCAGCATAAAGGAGGAGGAAGCCTCTACTATCCTCAAGAGTATAGAATTAGGGGAACCTATCTTGATCTTCGGTCGCACTGGCGTCGGGAAGACTACGCTAGCTAACGCCTTGCTCGCCTGCCTCCCTAAGGAGCTCAGGTTGATAAGCGTCGAGGAGGTCAGAGAGATAGAGGATCTGAGCATTTACGGGATGCATCACAGCCCTTACGAATTCGCTGGGAAGTTCGATTTCATCCGATTTTTGCTTCACAGGAATCCTGATATCGTATTTTTGGGGGAGATACTGACTAAAGAGGCTGCTGAAGCCTTCAATCTAGCTCATAGCTCCGGTTTAAGAGTGATAGCTACAACGCATGCTAGGGGCTTTCAGGAGCTCGTGGAGAAGTTCGAAGCTTTCGGGCAGGAGCTGCCCAGGGATACTCTAGCTATAATGATGAGGGATAAGAGAGTAGTCGAGATGAGGAGGTGGAACGATGGCTGGCATCCAGTTGATATGAACTTAGAGTACCTCGACTTCTTGAGGAAGCTCAGGGGGGCTGATACGAATGAGGAAGTCGCTAGGAGGAAGGGCGGAGAGTAA
- the lysS gene encoding lysine--tRNA ligase: MFWIDRVARNVIERERRIGRNLRVLRVESGIGASGFPHIGSVGDSLRAYGVKLALESMGHKSELIAYSDDRDGLRKVPAGIPEDYSKYLGMPVSEIPDPFGCHTSYGEHMSSILMDALEKLGIEYTFISGTEAYKSGLLDEQISKLIVNNERVDRIVREEVGTNKPEGWVYYWPKCEECGRIYTTRVIKVIPEEGKVIYKCDQGFKGVSGCGHLGEASYLRGEGKLSWKGEFAARWSALGIVFEPHGKDIADSFRVNARIAKEILEYEPPLTVRYEMFLDKTGRKISKSSGNVITPQMWMDFSPPEALRMMMFKRYHGTRSISLQKSPLYINELELNLRRYHGLERVGSERDRVTMRRLMEFTYLMEGVPRPPPYRYSAVLNVVSMLPQELEFEEILRIARELISKYYDLKPEELEKDIMFENYVRYAYNYIRYFGRGVRERIEIKKSTLEAVNTFIEGINPGMGPDEIQNIAFEIAKKFEVSPRDFFSVIYLAVLGQPQGPRLGPLISRLGVQRFKEIWEKFIEERRVIGEE; this comes from the coding sequence ATGTTCTGGATAGATAGAGTAGCTAGGAATGTGATTGAGAGGGAGAGGAGGATAGGTAGAAATTTAAGAGTCCTAAGGGTAGAATCTGGAATAGGAGCTAGCGGATTTCCACATATAGGATCCGTTGGAGATTCCCTCAGGGCTTATGGTGTTAAGTTAGCTTTAGAGAGCATGGGTCACAAGAGCGAACTAATAGCTTACAGTGATGATAGAGATGGCTTAAGGAAGGTTCCCGCTGGCATACCTGAGGATTACAGCAAGTACCTAGGGATGCCCGTGAGCGAGATACCAGATCCCTTCGGATGTCATACGAGCTACGGGGAGCACATGAGCTCTATATTGATGGACGCTCTGGAGAAGCTCGGTATAGAATATACTTTCATTTCAGGGACTGAAGCTTATAAATCGGGCCTTTTAGATGAGCAGATCAGCAAGCTGATAGTTAACAACGAGAGAGTGGATAGGATCGTGAGGGAGGAAGTCGGCACGAACAAACCGGAGGGGTGGGTTTACTACTGGCCTAAATGCGAGGAATGTGGGAGGATATATACGACTAGAGTGATAAAAGTGATCCCTGAGGAAGGGAAAGTCATTTATAAATGTGATCAAGGGTTCAAGGGTGTGAGCGGTTGCGGGCACTTGGGCGAGGCTAGTTACTTGAGGGGAGAGGGGAAGCTATCTTGGAAGGGGGAGTTCGCTGCAAGATGGTCGGCCTTAGGAATAGTATTTGAGCCACATGGGAAAGATATAGCTGATTCCTTCAGAGTAAATGCGAGGATAGCTAAAGAGATTTTAGAGTATGAACCACCCCTAACCGTCAGGTATGAGATGTTCTTAGATAAGACGGGGAGGAAGATAAGCAAGAGCTCTGGAAATGTGATCACTCCGCAAATGTGGATGGATTTTTCACCTCCAGAAGCTCTAAGGATGATGATGTTCAAGAGATATCATGGGACTAGGAGCATCTCTCTCCAAAAATCCCCTCTTTACATCAATGAGTTGGAACTCAACTTGAGGAGATATCACGGGCTTGAGAGAGTCGGGAGTGAGAGAGATAGGGTAACGATGAGGAGGCTCATGGAATTCACTTATCTCATGGAGGGAGTCCCGAGACCTCCTCCATATAGGTACTCAGCTGTATTAAATGTAGTCTCCATGCTACCTCAAGAGCTCGAGTTCGAGGAGATCCTGAGGATAGCTAGGGAGCTCATATCTAAGTACTACGATCTGAAACCCGAGGAGCTCGAGAAAGATATTATGTTCGAGAATTACGTCAGATACGCATATAATTACATCAGATATTTCGGAAGGGGGGTCAGGGAGAGGATAGAAATCAAGAAGAGTACTTTAGAAGCTGTAAATACTTTCATTGAGGGGATAAATCCGGGAATGGGACCGGATGAGATTCAGAATATAGCTTTCGAAATAGCTAAAAAGTTTGAAGTATCACCCAGGGACTTCTTCTCAGTAATATACTTAGCGGTGCTCGGTCAGCCCCAAGGGCCCAGATTGGGACCCTTGATCAGTAGGCTCGGGGTACAAAGATTTAAGGAGATATGGGAGAAGTTCATAGAGGAGAGGAGGGTCATTGGAGAGGAATGA
- the albA gene encoding DNA-binding protein Alba, translating into MVAEEGIVFVGKKPAINYVMATTLQINRGVKKIVLKARGRSISRAVDVAEITRLKYFPGKLKITDLRTGTEEIIDENGSRRDISVIEIEMTQV; encoded by the coding sequence ATGGTGGCAGAGGAAGGGATAGTGTTTGTTGGTAAGAAGCCGGCCATAAACTATGTTATGGCCACAACTCTCCAGATAAATAGGGGTGTGAAGAAGATAGTGCTGAAGGCGAGAGGTAGATCTATCTCGAGGGCGGTGGATGTAGCTGAGATAACTAGGCTCAAGTACTTCCCAGGGAAGCTGAAGATCACAGACCTCAGGACCGGAACTGAGGAGATAATAGATGAGAATGGGAGCAGGAGGGACATAAGCGTCATAGAGATAGAGATGACTCAAGTCTGA
- a CDS encoding DNA-directed RNA polymerase subunit omega codes for MLSSDLLGPKRLTKFERVRIISVRAQQIATGSPLFLGENEIPEGLTDPIELAKLELEKGRLPILIGRREGEKVSLIALEELLRGE; via the coding sequence ATGTTGAGTAGCGATCTGCTGGGCCCTAAGAGGCTAACTAAATTCGAGAGGGTCAGGATAATATCTGTTAGAGCCCAACAGATCGCTACCGGATCCCCTCTTTTTTTAGGAGAGAACGAAATACCGGAGGGATTGACGGATCCTATAGAATTAGCGAAACTCGAGCTCGAAAAGGGCAGACTCCCCATTCTGATAGGTAGGAGGGAGGGGGAGAAGGTATCCCTCATAGCTCTAGAGGAGTTATTGAGGGGAGAGTAA
- a CDS encoding TCP-1/cpn60 chaperonin family protein, which yields MVSAGEAGGGAIPVLILKEGTSRTRGREALRLNITVAKAIADTIRTSLSPKGMQKMLVDPFGDVIITHDGATIMKEIEVEHPTAKMMVDLAKSQEQEAGDGTTTVVLLAGELLSKAEDLLDLGIHPTVIISGYRKAAEKAIEYLDEIAMRADWKDRELLKKIAKIAMSSKSIRVAQDYLADLVVDAALQVVEERDGRRIVDLENIKLEKKEGGSLFDTKLIRGIVVDKEVVHPRMPKRVENAKIALIESALEIKKPEISSKIRVTSPTQVKEFLDQEKQMLAELVEKIAAAGANVVFCQKGIDDVAQHFLAKHGILAVRRVRKSDMEKLAKATGAKIVVNVKEISEKDLGFAELVEERRVGEDKMVFVEGCKDPRAVSILIRGGEKQVIDEAERNLHDALSVVRNVIEDGKIVVGAGAAWMDLVLKLRNYAVQLSGKEQNVVEKFAEALESIPKTLIENAGHDPIIKLAELRKAHAEGKKEYGFNIYTGEVEDMYKRDIIEPERVLRRAIESAAEFATTILKIDDIIAAAGKKFEPGKGKEKEKGEKSESD from the coding sequence ATGGTCTCCGCGGGTGAAGCTGGTGGAGGGGCGATACCCGTCCTGATACTGAAGGAAGGTACCTCTAGGACGAGAGGGAGAGAAGCTCTGAGGCTTAACATAACAGTTGCTAAAGCAATAGCAGATACTATAAGGACTTCACTTAGTCCGAAGGGAATGCAGAAGATGCTAGTTGATCCATTCGGAGATGTCATAATAACGCATGATGGAGCGACTATAATGAAGGAGATAGAAGTCGAGCATCCTACCGCGAAGATGATGGTCGATCTAGCGAAGTCTCAAGAGCAAGAGGCTGGAGATGGGACAACGACAGTCGTTTTACTGGCTGGCGAATTGCTATCGAAAGCTGAGGACCTCTTGGACCTCGGCATCCACCCGACGGTCATAATATCAGGTTATAGGAAAGCCGCTGAGAAGGCTATAGAGTACTTAGATGAGATAGCTATGAGAGCGGATTGGAAGGACAGGGAGTTACTCAAGAAGATAGCTAAGATAGCTATGAGTAGCAAATCCATAAGGGTCGCTCAGGACTACTTAGCGGACCTCGTCGTTGACGCTGCATTACAGGTCGTTGAGGAGAGGGATGGTAGGAGGATAGTGGACCTTGAGAACATAAAGCTGGAGAAGAAGGAAGGAGGGTCCCTCTTCGATACGAAGTTGATAAGGGGGATAGTAGTAGATAAGGAAGTAGTACATCCCAGGATGCCTAAGAGAGTTGAGAATGCTAAGATAGCCCTCATAGAGAGCGCTTTAGAGATAAAGAAGCCTGAAATTTCCTCTAAAATAAGGGTAACCTCCCCAACGCAAGTCAAGGAATTCTTGGATCAGGAGAAGCAGATGCTCGCAGAACTCGTCGAGAAGATAGCTGCAGCAGGGGCCAATGTGGTCTTCTGCCAGAAGGGTATAGATGACGTCGCTCAGCACTTCTTAGCTAAGCACGGCATACTCGCAGTGAGGAGAGTGAGGAAGTCCGATATGGAGAAGTTAGCTAAGGCCACGGGGGCTAAGATAGTAGTTAATGTGAAGGAGATATCAGAGAAGGATCTAGGATTCGCTGAGCTCGTTGAGGAGAGGAGAGTCGGGGAGGACAAGATGGTATTCGTTGAGGGTTGCAAGGATCCGAGGGCTGTGAGCATACTCATAAGGGGAGGAGAGAAGCAAGTGATAGATGAGGCTGAGAGGAACCTCCATGACGCACTGAGCGTTGTTAGAAATGTGATAGAGGATGGAAAGATAGTAGTAGGAGCTGGAGCAGCTTGGATGGATCTAGTACTTAAGCTGAGGAATTACGCGGTGCAGTTGAGTGGGAAGGAGCAGAACGTCGTTGAGAAGTTCGCTGAAGCATTAGAGTCTATCCCGAAGACATTAATAGAGAACGCAGGTCACGATCCTATAATAAAACTCGCAGAACTGAGGAAAGCTCACGCTGAGGGCAAGAAGGAGTATGGATTCAACATATACACGGGAGAAGTCGAGGATATGTACAAGAGGGACATAATAGAACCGGAGAGAGTGTTAAGGAGGGCCATAGAGTCCGCTGCTGAATTCGCTACGACGATATTGAAGATAGATGACATAATAGCAGCGGCTGGTAAGAAATTCGAGCCCGGAAAGGGAAAGGAGAAGGAGAAGGGAGAGAAGAGCGAGAGTGATTGA
- a CDS encoding DEAD/DEAH box helicase, which yields MISAIRDKRITELTEIQRKGIPHVMRGEDVLLIAPTGSGKTEAAIWPIISRILAENERMGFLLLYITPLRALNRDLEDRIIFWASRCGLNVGVRHGDTLKSERLKQSESPPEIIITTPETLQIMLSSPKLSLHLSRVRYVVIDEVHELLDDKRGVQLSIALERLRRMTGRDFQRVMLSASLGNPHLALDFFSHSKKGKIVTSGEERKMIIRVIFPKVTEEDLKLSSKLLLEPEAVSRVRVLADAIKSSRSAIVFTNTRSMAEALGYRMNKIFNELKIHVHHSSLSREARVESETLLKMGELSAVISTSSMELGIDVGHIDMVIQYGSPKQALKLLQRVGRSGHGPRGVARGLIVAQDSDDFLESLVLSRNALEGKLEEIRPLEKSYDVLYHTIVGMLLRERELSVSEIVKVANGCYPYRDMSPEDCRRLLSFMSRAWPRIVWYDEDLDSVRRASELAFDYFFNNVSTIPETVGYSVVDEVTGFYIGKLDEAFVLEYLFPGAKFVFRGSVWRMKRIEGGTIYVEQAFDPIGAIPSWIGEQLPVSMEVAAEVGTLRGMVEEAYRSGKMDALINEIMEKYGFSTEEDIRRALSPILEHIESGFPLPTDKRIVVEDVRGGVVIHSTYGNLVNRTLGRAIAQALLKHFKILVRVSEDPYRILILGVSSEPIINAIKSLMSEDEAFFLEAIENSSFFRLRLLHTLKRMGLIRDYASSKLISLSKLAKAYGGTPPYEEALRETLVKDFDVEGLMKLLRSIERGEIEVVRSEKEGPSPLALLGLDRSGLPLEVIPPTELSRRLLENFKNRILSQQVTLVCSNCWSWFMDSDVNSLMEIGAPLCPNCGSGRIAAVTGYLVSEAKRYVEESRQKGRPSVGNWELANRCYEFGLLTERYGLSALVAMVARAVDPIDVEKLLSEVNEVNERFFEALAKVETEAVKRRMMGRKKRSKL from the coding sequence TTGATTTCGGCTATAAGAGATAAAAGGATAACGGAACTAACTGAAATACAGAGGAAGGGGATTCCGCACGTTATGAGAGGGGAGGATGTCCTCCTAATAGCGCCCACGGGATCAGGAAAAACTGAGGCAGCAATATGGCCAATAATTTCAAGAATCTTAGCTGAAAATGAGAGGATGGGGTTCCTTCTATTGTATATCACCCCTCTGAGAGCTCTGAACAGGGATCTGGAAGATAGGATAATTTTCTGGGCATCTAGATGCGGATTGAACGTAGGGGTCAGGCATGGAGATACTTTGAAGTCTGAGAGATTGAAGCAGTCAGAATCTCCACCTGAGATAATTATAACTACCCCCGAGACCCTCCAGATAATGCTCTCATCACCTAAACTCTCCCTCCACCTCTCGAGGGTGAGGTACGTAGTCATAGACGAAGTCCATGAACTCCTAGATGATAAAAGGGGTGTTCAACTTTCAATAGCTCTGGAGAGGCTCAGGAGGATGACTGGAAGGGACTTCCAGAGGGTAATGCTCTCAGCCTCTTTAGGAAATCCCCACTTAGCCCTCGATTTCTTCTCTCACTCGAAGAAGGGAAAGATAGTGACTTCTGGGGAGGAGAGAAAAATGATAATAAGAGTTATATTTCCAAAGGTCACTGAAGAGGACCTCAAGCTCTCATCAAAGCTCTTACTTGAGCCCGAGGCTGTCTCTAGGGTCAGGGTGCTAGCTGACGCGATAAAGTCCTCTAGATCTGCTATAGTCTTCACTAATACGAGGTCGATGGCTGAAGCTTTAGGTTACAGGATGAATAAGATATTCAATGAACTGAAGATACACGTCCATCATAGTTCGCTATCTAGGGAAGCCAGAGTTGAGAGTGAGACCCTCCTGAAGATGGGTGAACTATCTGCTGTTATAAGCACTAGCTCGATGGAGCTGGGGATAGATGTAGGCCACATAGATATGGTCATACAGTACGGATCACCGAAGCAAGCTTTGAAGCTGCTTCAGAGGGTGGGGAGATCGGGCCATGGACCTCGAGGAGTAGCTAGGGGCCTTATAGTCGCTCAGGATTCTGACGATTTCCTGGAATCTCTCGTCTTATCTAGGAATGCGTTAGAGGGGAAATTAGAGGAGATAAGGCCCCTCGAGAAGTCATATGACGTCCTCTATCATACGATCGTCGGGATGCTCCTGAGGGAGAGGGAGCTTAGTGTCAGTGAAATAGTCAAGGTAGCTAATGGATGCTACCCTTATAGAGATATGAGCCCGGAGGATTGCAGGAGGCTCCTCTCCTTCATGTCCAGGGCTTGGCCTAGGATCGTATGGTACGATGAGGATCTAGATTCCGTGAGGAGAGCGAGTGAACTGGCCTTCGATTACTTCTTCAATAACGTCTCAACTATACCCGAGACCGTGGGCTACAGCGTAGTTGATGAAGTCACTGGGTTCTACATTGGGAAGTTAGATGAGGCCTTCGTCCTCGAATATTTATTCCCTGGAGCTAAATTCGTTTTCAGGGGATCAGTGTGGAGGATGAAGAGGATAGAAGGAGGTACTATATATGTGGAACAAGCATTCGATCCAATAGGAGCTATTCCGAGTTGGATAGGTGAGCAATTACCTGTCTCAATGGAAGTAGCTGCTGAAGTGGGTACGTTGAGGGGTATGGTCGAAGAGGCGTATAGGAGCGGGAAAATGGATGCCCTAATAAATGAGATAATGGAGAAGTATGGATTTTCTACAGAGGAGGATATAAGAAGAGCTCTCTCTCCGATATTAGAGCATATAGAGAGCGGATTCCCATTACCCACTGATAAGCGTATCGTTGTGGAGGATGTGAGAGGAGGCGTCGTGATCCACTCGACTTACGGCAACTTAGTGAATAGGACGCTGGGCAGAGCGATAGCTCAAGCCCTGTTGAAGCATTTTAAAATCTTGGTCAGGGTTTCAGAGGATCCCTACAGGATATTGATATTGGGAGTCTCATCTGAACCTATCATTAACGCAATAAAATCCCTGATGAGTGAGGATGAAGCGTTCTTCCTAGAGGCTATTGAGAATAGCTCCTTCTTCAGGCTGAGGCTCTTGCACACCCTGAAGAGGATGGGATTGATAAGGGACTACGCTAGCTCGAAGCTCATAAGCCTCAGCAAGCTGGCGAAAGCTTATGGGGGAACACCGCCGTATGAAGAGGCCCTCCGTGAGACTCTAGTGAAAGATTTCGATGTAGAAGGCTTAATGAAACTACTCAGATCCATTGAGAGGGGGGAAATAGAAGTAGTTAGATCGGAGAAGGAGGGACCTAGCCCTCTCGCGTTACTAGGACTCGATAGATCCGGTCTGCCTCTAGAAGTCATACCTCCTACCGAACTCTCTAGGAGGTTGCTGGAGAACTTTAAGAACAGGATACTATCCCAACAAGTGACCTTAGTGTGTTCTAATTGTTGGAGTTGGTTCATGGATTCCGATGTGAATAGCTTGATGGAAATAGGAGCGCCTCTATGTCCTAACTGCGGCAGCGGGAGGATAGCTGCTGTCACTGGTTACTTAGTATCCGAAGCTAAGAGGTATGTGGAGGAATCCAGGCAGAAGGGGAGGCCCTCCGTCGGGAATTGGGAGCTCGCAAATAGGTGCTACGAATTCGGATTGCTTACTGAGAGATACGGATTATCAGCTTTAGTTGCTATGGTTGCGAGAGCAGTGGATCCCATTGATGTAGAGAAACTCCTATCCGAAGTTAATGAAGTGAATGAGCGTTTCTTCGAGGCCTTAGCTAAGGTCGAGACAGAAGCAGTTAAGAGGAGGATGATGGGGAGGAAGAAGAGATCTAAGCTCTAA
- a CDS encoding orotidine 5'-phosphate decarboxylase produces MTLEVFLSLDLIHLEEALDIAEKARSAGFRYFEAGTPLIKSEGMRSVKLLREKFPEAIIFADTKTMDTGYLEAMLAFSSGADIMSVMAVAPDETIREAVRRAREDGKEVIADTLGVRDPEARIERLIELDVDRICLHKGVDEGIFSEFDILEKIRVHGIKIGIAGGIDAITIRSVAKKVDFVMVGRAITKASDPRRAAEEILSAIRA; encoded by the coding sequence ATGACACTCGAGGTCTTCCTCTCCTTGGACCTCATTCACCTAGAGGAAGCGCTCGATATCGCTGAGAAGGCTAGATCGGCGGGCTTCAGGTACTTTGAAGCAGGGACCCCACTAATAAAATCTGAGGGCATGAGATCCGTTAAGCTCCTCAGGGAGAAGTTCCCAGAGGCGATTATATTCGCTGATACTAAAACTATGGACACTGGATACCTCGAAGCTATGCTGGCATTCTCCTCCGGGGCTGATATAATGAGTGTAATGGCAGTAGCTCCTGATGAGACGATAAGAGAAGCAGTTAGACGGGCTAGGGAGGATGGAAAGGAAGTCATCGCTGATACTCTAGGCGTCAGGGATCCTGAGGCTAGGATCGAGAGGCTCATCGAGTTAGATGTAGATAGGATATGCCTACATAAGGGTGTGGATGAAGGTATATTCTCTGAATTCGATATCCTCGAGAAGATAAGAGTACATGGAATAAAGATAGGTATAGCTGGTGGGATAGACGCTATCACTATAAGGAGCGTGGCTAAGAAAGTAGATTTCGTGATGGTTGGAAGAGCGATAACGAAAGCTAGTGATCCTAGGAGGGCAGCTGAGGAGATATTATCCGCTATTAGAGCTTAG